A single region of the Musa acuminata AAA Group cultivar baxijiao chromosome BXJ1-11, Cavendish_Baxijiao_AAA, whole genome shotgun sequence genome encodes:
- the LOC135597447 gene encoding agamous-like MADS-box protein AGL80, protein MILCYIKMGEGFLFPAATMARKKLKLAWIANESTRRATYKKRKKGLVKKVSELATLCNVKVCMVIYGPQEAEPEAWPSVPEAVGVLTRFRSMPEMEQQRKMMDQEGLLRQRAAKVQEQLRRQERDNRDLEAALLMHQALAGRRLHDLGIEDATGLAWVVDRKLKAVQEKINQEMTQLALLSAEASSAGDKEPKNPMEMAMATLQRQNWFLDPIHSNANAVFGGGEEIMPISYNDHNATWLDPYFPVN, encoded by the coding sequence ATGATACTGTGCTATATAAAGATGGGCGAAGGATTCTTGTTCCCGGCAGCTACGATGGCGAGGAAGAAGCTGAAGCTTGCATGGATCGCCAACGAGTCCACGAGGAGGGCCACctacaagaagaggaagaaggggttGGTGAAGAAGGTGAGCGAGCTGGCGACGCTTTGCAACGTGAAGGTGTGCATGGTGATCTACGGGCCGCAGGAGGCGGAGCCGGAGGCGTGGCCATCGGTGCCGGAGGCAGTTGGGGTGCTGACGCGGTTCAGGAGCATGCCGGAGATGGAGCAGCAGCGGAAGATGATGGACCAGGAGGGCCTCCTCCGACAGCGGGCCGCCAAGGTGCAGGAGCAGCTCCGCCGGCAGGAGCGCGACAACCGCGACCTGGAGGCCGCGTTGCTGATGCACCAGGCGCTCGCGGGGCGGCGCCTGCACGACCTGGGGATCGAGGACGCCACCGGCCTAGCGTGGGTGGTCGACCGGAAGCTGAAGGCGGTGCAGGAAAAGATCAACCAGGAGATGACGCAGCTGGCGCTGCTGTCGGCCGAGGCGTCGTCGGCCGGCGACAAGGAGCCGAAGAACCCCATGGAGATGGCCATGGCGACGCTTCAGCGGCAGAATTGGTTCCTCGATCCCATCCACTCCAACGCCAACGCAGTCTTTGGCGGTGGCGAAGAGATCATGCCCATCTCTTACAATGACCACAACGCCACCTGGCTCGATCCTTACTTCCCCGTCAACTGA
- the LOC103971593 gene encoding cation/H(+) antiporter 19-like, whose product MATVALNTTAAATTCKPPMKATSNGSWQGDNPLDYALPLAIVQICLVITVTRFLAFVLRPLRQPRVIAEIIGGILLGPSALGRSEAFLNTVFPKQSLTVLDTLANIGLLFFLFLVGLELDIRAIRRTGKRALGIAVAGISLPFIMGIGTSVVLRHTVSKGVRAGPFLVFMGVALSITAFPVLARILAELKLLTTDLGRMAMSAAAVNDVAAWILLALAIALTGSGSPLISLWVLLTGVGFVVFVALLVRPVLDWMARRSPVGEPVKEIYICATLATVLAAGFVTDTIGIHALFGAFIIGIVVPKDGPFAGVLIEKIEDLIAGLFLPLYFVSSGLKTNVATIRGGQSWALLVLVICTASFGKIGGTLVVSLLVKVPMREALTLGILMNTKGLVELIVLNIGKDRKVLNDETFAILVLMALFTTFITTPIVMAVYKPARRSPPYKHRSILRDDAESEFRILACFHGSRNIPTMINLIESSRGTRRRGITVYAVHLMELSERSSAISMVHKARRNGLPFWNKKQCYEDGGDQLVVAFQAYQQLSNVTVRSMTAISDLQTIHEDIITSAEQKRTSFILLPFHKLQQIDGSMESIGHAYHLVNQRVLRCAPCSVGILVDRGLGGAAQVVASEVFYTVAVLFFGGRDDREALALGMRMAEHPGIQLTVTRFIPQADQLRGRDGGGSVTIRMDANEIAADEDYITVFRDKVLPSNESITYDDKVAGGKAEIVAAIKDMGRCNLFLVGQAPATVALTDKNDCPELGPVGSYLASSEFGTTSSVLVIKQFDPTANPPQQADEGLLTSDLPDTPVAGSARH is encoded by the exons ATGGCGACGGTGGCGCTGAACACGACTGCGGCAGCGACGACGTGCAAGCCGCCGATGAAGGCGACGTCGAACGGGTCGTGGCAGGGCGACAACCCACTGGACTATGCGCTGCCGTTGGCCATTGTCCAGATCTGCTTGGTGATCACTGTCACGAGATTCCTCGCCTTCGTCCTGCGACCCCTTCGCCAGCCGCGCGTCATCGCCGAGATCATC GGCGGGATATTGCTGGGCCCATCGGCGCTGGGGCGCAGCGAGGCGTTCCTCAACACGGTGTTTCCGAAGCAGAGCCTGACGGTGCTCGACACCCTCGCCAACATcggccttctcttcttcctcttcctggtGGGGCTGGAGCTAGACATTCGTGCCATCCGCCGCACCGGGAAGCGCGCCCTGGGCATTGCCGTCGCTGGCATCTCCCTCCCCTTCATCATGGGCATCGGCACCTCTGTCGTCCTCCGCCACACCGTCTCCAAGGGCGTCCGCGCTGGCCCCTTTCTAGTCTTCATGGGCGTCGCCCTCTCCATCACCGCCTTCCCCGTCCTCGCCCGCATCCTCGCCGAGCTCAAGCTCCTCACTACCGACCTCGGCCGCATGGCCATGTCCGCTGCAGCCGTCAACGACGTCGCAGCCTGGATCCTCCTCGCTCTCGCCATCGCCCTGACAGGCTCAGGATCCCCCCTCATTTCCCTTTGGGTCCTCCTCACTGGCGTCGGCTTCGTCGTCTTTGTCGCCCTCCTAGTCCGCCCCGTTCTCGACTGGATGGCCCGCCGCTCCCCGGTAGGCGAGCCGGTCAAGGAGATCTACATCTGCGCGACGCTCGCCACCGTCCTCGCGGCCGGCTTCGTCACCGACACCATTGGCATTCACGCCCTGTTCGGCGCCTTCATCATCGGCATCGTCGTTCCCAAGGACGGGCCCTTCGCCGGGGTCCTTATTGAGAAGATCGAGGACCTCATCGCTGGGCTCTTCCTTCCGCTCTACTTCGTTTCTAGCGGCCTCAAGACCAACGTGGCCACCATCCGCGGCGGCCAGTCGTGGGCTCTACTCGTTCTCGTCATTTGCACCGCGAGCTTCGGCAAGATCGGCGGCACCCTCGTCGTCTCGCTGCTTGTCAAGGTTCCCATGAGAGAAGCCCTTACGCTGGGCATCCTCATGAACACCAAGGGCCTCGTCGAGCTCATCGTCCTCAACATCGGCAAGGATCGAAAA GTTCTCAACGACGAGACGTTCGCCATACTGGTGCTGATGGCCCTGTTCACCACTTTCATCACCACGCCCATAGTGATGGCCGTCTACAAGCCCGCACGTCGTTCCCCGCCGTACAAGCACCGCAGCATCCTGCGCGACGACGCAGAGAGCGAGTTCCGCATCCTGGCCTGCTTCCACGGCAGCCGAAACATCCCCACCATGATCAACTTGATCGAGTCCTCCCGTGGCACTCGGCGCCGCGGCATCACTGTCTACGCCGTGCACCTGATGGAGCTGTCGGAGCGGTCGTCCGCCATCTCCATGGTCCACAAGGCCCGGCGCAACGGCCTCCCCTTCTGGAACAAGAAGCAGTGCTACGAGGACGGCGGCGACCAGCTCGTGGTCGCCTTCCAGGCCTACCAGCAACTCAGCAACGTCACCGTCCGCTCCATGACTGCCATCTCCGACCTCCAAACGATCCACGAGGACATCATAACGAGCGCCGAGCAGAAGcgaacctccttcatcctcctcCCTTTCCACAAGCTCCAGCAGATCGATGGTTCAATGGAGTCGATCGGCCACGCCTACCACCTCGTCAACCAGCGTGTCCTCCGCTGTGCCCCGTGCTCCGTCGGCATCCTTGTGGACCGCGGGCTCGGTGGCGCAGCTCAGGTTGTTGCCAGCGAAGTGTTCTACACGGTGGCGGTCCTCTTCTTCGGGGGCAGGGATGACCGGGAGGCCCTCGCCCTCGGGATGCGCATGGCGGAGCACCCAGGGATCCAGCTCACCGTCACGCGGTTCATTCCCCAAGCGGATCAGTTGAGGGGCCGCGACGGAGGAGGGAGCGTGACCATAAGGATGGATGCGAACGAGATCGCCGCCGACGAGGACTACATCACCGTGTTCCGCGACAAGGTGTTGCCCTCCAACGAGTCCATCACGTACGACGATAAGGTGGCGGGAGGAAAGGCCGAGATCGTTGCTGCGATCAAGGACATGGGGCGGTGCAACCTGTTCCTGGTAGGTCAAGCGCCTGCCACCGTAGCTTTGACTGACAAGAATGACTGCCCTGAGCTGGGGCCGGTCGGGAGCTATTTGGCTTCGTCCGAGTTCGGCACGACATCGTCGGTGTTGGTAATCAAGCAGTTCGATCCGACGGCAAACCCACCACAGCAGGCTGACGAGGGGCTGCTGACGTCCGACTTGCCCGATACTCCCGTGGCTGGAAGCGCCCGCCATTAA
- the LOC135597446 gene encoding protoporphyrinogen oxidase, chloroplastic-like: MAAAAAISTLFFSTRPPAAGEARRIRGSRRRVRCSVASDPAVRDPGGEAAAGRLSVDCVVVGGGISGLCTAQALATRYSGAAAEVLVTEARNRVGGNITTVERDGYLWEEGPNSFQPSDPVLCMAVDSGLRDDLVFGDPNAPRFVLWNGKLRPVPSKPTDLPIFDLMSIGGKLRAGFGAIGIRPPPPGHEESVEDFVRRNLGDEVFERLIEPFCSGVYAGDPAKLSMKAAFGKVWKLEQNGGSIIGGTIKAIQERNKNPKPPRDPRLPKPKGQTVASFRKGLAMLPDAISSRLGNKIKLSWKLTSIRKLDDQGYILMYETPEGLTSVQTRSVVLTIPSYIASNLLRPLSNDAADALSKFYYPPVAAVSISYPKEAIRKECLIDGELKGFGQLHPRSQGVETLGTIYSSSLFPNRAPPGRVLLLNYIGGATNTGIVSKTESELVEAVDCDLRKMLINPNADDPFVLGVRVWPQAIPQFSIGHLDHLEAAKATLSKGGFQGLFLGGNYVAGVALGRCVEGAYDSASEVSDFLTKFAYN; the protein is encoded by the exons ATGGCCGCCGCTGCCGCCATCTCCACCCTGTTCTTCTCCACTCGGCCCCCGGCTGCGGGGGAGGCGCGCCGGATCCGGGGATCCCGACGGCGTGTCCGATGCTCCGTCGCCAGCGACCCCGCTGTCAGGGACCCCGGCGGAGAGGCGGCGGCCGGGCGGCTCTCGGTGGACTGCGTCGTGGTTGGCGGCGGGATCAGCGGACTCTGTACGGCCCAGGCGCTGGCCACGAGGTACTCCGGGGCGGCCGCGGAGGTGCTGGTGACGGAGGCGAGGAATCgggttgggggcaacatcaccacCGTCGAGAGGGACGGCTACCTGTGGGAGGAGGGTCCTAACAGCTTCCAGCCCTCCGACCCGGTGCTCTGCATGGCG GTGGATAGTGGTTTGAGGGATGATCTTGTCTTTGGTGATCCTAATGCTCCACGATTTGTTTTGTGGAATGGAAAATTGAGGCCAGTTCCATCTAAGCCAACTGATTTGCCTATATTTGACTTGATGAGCATTGGTGGTAAGCTTCGGGCTGGATTTGGTGCTATTGGCATTCGACCTCCTCCACCA GGTCACGAGGAGTCGGTTGAAGATTTTGTGCGCCGTAATCTCGGAGATGAGGTCTTTGAACGTCTGATAGAGCCATTCTGCTCAG GTGTCTATGCCGGTGATCCGGCAAAGCTTAGCATGAAAGCAGCATTTGGGAAGGTTTGGAAGCTAGAGCAGAATGGTGGAAGTATTATTGGTGGAACTATAAAAGCAATTCAGGAGAGAAATAAGAACCCTAAACCACCTAGAGATCC GCGTCTGCCAAAGCCCAAGGGACAAACCGTTGCATCTTTCAGGAAAGGACTTGCAATGCTTCCTGATGCAATTTCTTCCAG GTTGGGTAACAAAATCAAGTTATCATGGAAGCTCACTAGCATCAGAAAGCTGGATGATCAAGGGTATATCTTAATGTATGAAACACCAGAAGGGTTAACATCCGTGCAGACTAGAAGTGTTGTTCTGACAATTCCATCATACATTGCTAGCAATCTGTTGCGTCCTCTTTCA AATGATGCAGCAGATGCTCTCTCAAAGTTCTATTATCCACCAGTTGCAGCAGTTTCTATTTCATATCCCAAGGAAGCAATTAGAAAGGAATGCTTGATAGATGGTGAGCTTAAGGGTTTTGGTCAGTTACATCCTCGCAGTCAAGGAGTGGAGACATTAG GAACAATATATAGCTCTTCGCTTTTTCCCAACCGTGCCCCACCTGGAAGGGTATTGCTCCTCAACTACATCGGAGGTGCTACAAATACAGGAATTGTATCCAAG ACGGAGAGCGAGCTGGTCGAAGCCGTCGACTGCGACCTCAGGAAGATGCTGATAAATCCAAATGCCGACGACCCCTTCGTTCTGGGTGTGAGAGTGTGGCCACAAGCCATTCCACAGTTCTCGATCGGGCATCTCGACCATCTTGAAGCTGCCAAGGCCACCCTCAGCAAAGGCGGCTTCCAAGGACTGTTCCTGGGAGGCAACTACGTAGCAGGCGTGGCCTTAGGTCGATGCGTCGAGGGTGCCTACGACAGTGCCTCTGAGGTCTCAGATTTCCTAACAAAGTTTGCATACAACTGA
- the LOC135597445 gene encoding transcription factor MYB61-like codes for MGGHSCCHKQKPRKGLWSPEEDEKLIKHINKYGHGCWSTVPNQAGLQRCGKSCRLRWINYLRPDLKRGTFSQQEEDLIIELHAVLGNRWSKIAAHLPGRTDNEIKNLWNSSIKKKLTQRGIDPSSHKPLVKVDGGDDDKVASNSDKNSDSSDLQSVIDKSMDESSTLKKEIFLDQFLTSSSSCCSSNSMGYLPFPQVSFAPDYSSSSQATSITINSNPLLWLNCNAISTPITTLSTSMALPPSYEEEDDTIPGWYTGNRKSVNDGGRIMLQSTCSFDSGVFSCSELTSEKDVQAHLGDEMEDLKWSEYLHGAFQSQPMYGDIKTGNQSAMNTVSSLYQNQQLRQELQASDIHGKRFHSVSLGFEHL; via the exons ATGGGAGGGCACTCCTGCTGCCACAAGCAGAAGCCAAGAAAAGGCCTCTGGTCTCCTGAGGAAGATGAGAAGCTCATCAAGCACATTAACAAGTATGGCCATGGGTGTTGGAGCACTGTCCCTAATCAAGCAG GTCTTCAAAGGTGTGGAAAGAGCTGCAGATTGAGGTGGATCAACTACCTGAGGCCTGACCTCAAGAGAGGTACATTCTCACAGCAGGAGGAGGACCTCATCATCGAACTCCATGCAGTCCTGGGAAACAG ATGGTCAAAGATTGCAGCACATTTGCCGGGGAGGACGGATAACGAGATCAAGAATTTGTGGAATTCCAGCATCAAGAAGAAGCTGACACAGAGAGGTATCGACCCCAGTAGCCACAAGCCACTTGTCAAGGTTGATGGTGGTGATGATGATAAGGTGGCCAGCAACAGCGACAAGAATTCTGACTCCAGCGATCTCCAGTCGGTGATTGATAAGTCCATGGATGAGAGCAGCACCTTGAAGAAAGAAATATTCTTGGACCAGTTCCTCACGAGTTCATCAAGCTGCTGTTCTTCCAATTCAATGGGTTATCTCCCTTTTCCACAGGTAAGCTTTGCTCCTGACTACAGCAGCAGCAGTCAGGCGACTTCCATCACGATCAACTCGAATCCACTCCTCTGGTTGAACTGCAATGCAATATCCACCCCAATCACAACTCTTTCGACTTCCATGGCTCTGCCACCAagctatgaagaagaagatgatacaatcccCGGCTGGTACACTGGCAACCGGAAAAGCGTAAATGATGGTGGTCGCATCATGCTGCAGAGCACTTGCTCCTTCGACAGTGGCGTCTTCTCCTGCTCAGAATTGACATCTGAGAAAGATGTGCAAGCCCACCTCGGAGACGAGATGGAGGACCTCAAATGGTCAGAGTACCTTCATGGTGCATTCCAAAGCCAACCCATGTATGGTGACATCAAGACAGGAAACCAATCCGCTATGAACACTGTGAGTTCTTTGTACCAGAACCAGCAACTGCGGCAGGAATTGCAAGCTTCAGACATCCATGGCAAGAGGTTCCACTCTGTATCTCTGGGCTTCGAGCATCTATAG